From Limisphaera ngatamarikiensis, a single genomic window includes:
- a CDS encoding cytochrome c3 family protein: MKWKVAAMIVTREVCECRFNPPAKSGGAGLRRHGRLPALLLTMALGWLGTLNALLAGTEPERFSTADCLDCHLDPGTTRTVGGRVIPLVFPTNAFAQSVHAALDCVDCHEGIPELVHPSPLPPPNCGSCHEAEAKLYAASIHGVSHQLGASAAAQCWDCHGSHDIRPVHDPGSPVFKLNLPRTCARCHSNPGLTEEYRIKYPEAANQYRDSIHGQALLKLGLVVAPSCNDCHGVHDIKRSVDRDSPVHHLNVARTCGRCHLGIEQVYEQSVHGRLLSRGDRHAPVCTTCHSAHEIEPPSAGHFKATSDRKCGQCHQDRLQRYHETYHGKAMQLGRPNRAPDVAACYDCHGHHDVLPASDPASRLSATNILNTCRQCHPKATLGFTQYRPHADPMDRENYPVLHAVFVGMTSLVVGVFVFFGAHTLAWLVRTLYLYLHDSKTFREAKIRTREDDEWFTRFTPFERFLHLLVVSSFLLLVLTGMPLKFYYTEWAKVLFGLIGGPDTARVLHRFGALVTFLYFGLHLLSLLGKAWRGRHNLRDPQTGRWRWNRVREVLFGPDSMVPTLQDWRDFIAHNRWFFGKGPKPQFDRWTYWEKFDYLAVFWGVFMIGTSGLIMWWPDFFTRFLPGWIINVALIVHSDEALLAAGFIFTIHFFNTHFRLEKFPMDTVIFSGRISKTEMLHERRRWYDRLLATGKLDQFRVRDDWEGWKGIARGIGYLFFSVGVVLLLLILYAMGTRLIH; this comes from the coding sequence ATGAAGTGGAAGGTGGCTGCTATGATTGTCACACGGGAGGTCTGTGAGTGCCGGTTCAACCCACCCGCCAAATCCGGCGGCGCCGGCCTGCGCCGACATGGGCGCCTGCCGGCGCTCCTCCTGACGATGGCGCTCGGGTGGCTGGGAACCCTCAATGCCCTCCTCGCGGGAACCGAGCCGGAACGCTTTTCCACCGCCGATTGTCTCGATTGCCATCTCGATCCCGGAACCACGCGCACCGTGGGCGGACGGGTGATCCCCCTGGTCTTCCCGACCAATGCATTTGCACAATCCGTGCACGCCGCCCTCGATTGTGTGGACTGCCATGAGGGGATCCCCGAACTGGTGCACCCCTCGCCGCTGCCACCGCCCAACTGCGGGAGCTGTCACGAAGCGGAAGCCAAACTTTACGCCGCCAGCATTCACGGCGTCAGCCATCAACTGGGTGCCAGCGCAGCGGCCCAATGCTGGGATTGCCACGGCTCCCACGACATTCGGCCCGTCCATGATCCCGGGTCCCCGGTCTTCAAGCTCAACCTGCCCCGCACCTGCGCCCGTTGCCACAGCAACCCCGGTCTGACCGAGGAGTACCGCATCAAATACCCCGAGGCCGCCAATCAATATCGGGACAGCATCCACGGACAGGCCCTCCTGAAACTTGGCCTGGTCGTGGCACCCTCCTGCAACGACTGCCACGGCGTCCACGACATCAAACGCAGCGTGGACCGTGACTCACCCGTGCACCACCTCAACGTGGCCCGCACCTGCGGCCGCTGCCACCTGGGCATCGAACAGGTGTACGAACAAAGCGTTCATGGGCGGCTCCTGTCCAGGGGCGACCGACACGCCCCGGTCTGCACCACCTGCCACTCGGCCCATGAGATCGAACCTCCGTCCGCCGGCCATTTCAAAGCCACCAGCGACCGGAAGTGCGGCCAATGCCATCAGGACAGGCTCCAACGCTATCACGAAACCTACCACGGCAAGGCCATGCAACTGGGCCGACCCAACCGCGCTCCGGATGTGGCGGCCTGTTACGATTGCCACGGTCATCACGACGTGCTGCCCGCGTCCGATCCCGCCTCGCGCCTCTCCGCCACCAACATCCTCAACACCTGCCGTCAATGTCACCCCAAAGCCACCCTCGGGTTCACCCAGTACCGGCCCCATGCCGACCCCATGGACCGCGAGAATTATCCCGTGTTGCATGCGGTCTTCGTGGGAATGACCTCGCTGGTGGTGGGCGTGTTCGTCTTCTTCGGCGCCCACACACTGGCGTGGCTGGTTCGCACCCTCTACCTCTACCTCCATGACTCCAAGACCTTCCGCGAAGCCAAGATCCGCACCCGCGAGGACGATGAATGGTTCACCCGGTTCACCCCGTTCGAACGCTTTCTGCATCTGTTGGTGGTCAGCAGTTTCCTGTTGCTCGTGCTCACCGGGATGCCACTGAAATTCTACTACACCGAGTGGGCGAAAGTTCTGTTCGGCCTCATCGGAGGACCGGACACCGCCCGGGTCCTCCACCGGTTCGGCGCCCTGGTTACCTTCCTCTACTTCGGCCTGCATCTGCTGTCGCTGCTCGGCAAGGCATGGCGCGGCCGACACAACCTGCGCGATCCGCAGACGGGACGCTGGCGCTGGAACCGGGTCCGCGAAGTATTGTTCGGTCCCGATTCCATGGTGCCCACGCTCCAGGACTGGCGCGATTTCATCGCCCACAACCGCTGGTTCTTCGGCAAGGGACCCAAGCCGCAGTTCGATCGCTGGACCTACTGGGAGAAGTTCGATTACCTGGCGGTGTTCTGGGGCGTGTTCATGATCGGCACCTCGGGCCTGATCATGTGGTGGCCGGACTTCTTCACGCGGTTCCTGCCCGGCTGGATCATCAACGTCGCCCTGATCGTCCACTCGGACGAAGCCCTGCTGGCCGCCGGATTCATCTTCACCATCCACTTCTTCAACACCCATTTCCGGCTGGAAAAATTCCCCATGGACACCGTCATCTTCTCCGGGCGGATCTCCAAGACGGAAATGCTCCACGAACGACGCCGTTGGTACGACCGCCTCCTGGCCACGGGTAAACTGGACCAGTTCCGTGTCCGTGACGACTGGGAGGGCTGGAAAGGCATCGCCCGAGGGATCGGCTACCTGTTCTTCAGCGTCGGTGTGGTTCTGCTCCTTCTGATCCTTTACGCAATGGGCACCCGATTGATCCATTAA
- a CDS encoding cytochrome c3 family protein: protein MEPQVTGEPQPRTGNPPLIRNWWSLTGLVIAGGALFSFLLLFILDSLARFGNPYLGILTYLVAPGFLFLGLFLTLWGMWRERRRRRREGAGPTQLVIDFSRPRDRRRLAWFVAGAAGFLLLSAVGSYQTYHFTESTQFCGQACHTVMEPQWTTHQQGPHARVACVECHIGPGATWFVKSKLSGTYQVYATLADKYPRPIPTPIKNLRPARETCEQCHWPQKFIGNLDRTFHYFLADETNTPFVVRMTLKVGGGDPRHGPVEGIHWHVHPTNVVQYVAARFENGQWVPDPTRQSIPWVRFVDGQGVVTEFRKRGFTNDPARFEIRTMDCMDCHNRPAHQYQAPTRAVNRAMALGRIDPSLPWIKSNAVYVLTLEYTNRTEALETIATFLATAYPPDTYPDRQPQVRAAIAEVQEIYRNNFFPHMRASWEKYPVNSSHMFWPGCFRCHEGEHTTADGKRTIVKDCNACHSILAQGHGDALRQLAPEGLPFQHPGDEVEGGCYDCHTGGL, encoded by the coding sequence ATGGAACCGCAAGTCACAGGTGAGCCACAGCCCCGGACCGGCAATCCACCGTTGATCCGCAACTGGTGGAGCCTGACCGGGCTTGTCATTGCGGGCGGAGCCCTGTTTTCCTTCCTGCTGCTGTTCATTCTGGACTCCCTGGCCCGATTTGGGAATCCGTACCTGGGGATTCTGACCTACCTGGTGGCGCCCGGGTTTCTTTTCCTGGGCCTTTTCCTCACTCTCTGGGGGATGTGGCGGGAACGCCGGCGCCGGCGCAGGGAGGGTGCCGGACCGACCCAGTTGGTCATTGATTTTTCACGACCCCGCGACCGCAGACGGCTGGCGTGGTTTGTGGCCGGTGCAGCCGGCTTTCTCCTGCTCTCAGCCGTCGGCAGTTACCAGACGTATCATTTCACGGAATCCACACAATTCTGCGGACAGGCCTGCCACACCGTGATGGAGCCCCAATGGACGACCCACCAACAGGGGCCCCATGCCCGGGTGGCCTGCGTCGAGTGTCACATCGGCCCCGGAGCCACCTGGTTCGTCAAATCCAAGCTCTCCGGCACCTACCAGGTCTATGCAACGCTGGCGGACAAGTACCCGCGTCCCATCCCGACCCCGATCAAGAACCTGCGGCCCGCCCGCGAAACCTGCGAGCAATGTCACTGGCCGCAAAAGTTCATCGGAAACCTCGACCGCACGTTCCATTACTTCCTGGCTGATGAAACCAACACGCCGTTTGTTGTCCGCATGACCCTGAAGGTCGGCGGCGGCGATCCCCGCCATGGCCCGGTCGAGGGCATTCACTGGCACGTCCACCCCACCAACGTGGTCCAATACGTCGCAGCCCGCTTTGAAAACGGACAGTGGGTGCCCGACCCCACCCGGCAGAGCATCCCATGGGTCCGGTTCGTAGATGGGCAGGGCGTGGTCACCGAGTTTCGCAAACGCGGGTTCACCAACGACCCGGCCCGATTCGAGATTCGCACCATGGACTGCATGGATTGTCACAACCGACCCGCCCACCAATACCAGGCCCCGACCCGGGCTGTGAACCGCGCCATGGCCCTGGGCCGCATTGATCCCAGCCTGCCCTGGATCAAATCCAACGCGGTCTACGTGCTGACGCTCGAGTACACCAACCGCACCGAAGCCCTGGAAACCATCGCCACATTCCTCGCCACCGCCTATCCACCCGACACCTACCCCGACCGCCAACCACAGGTGCGGGCCGCGATCGCCGAGGTCCAGGAAATCTACAGGAACAATTTCTTCCCCCACATGCGCGCCTCCTGGGAAAAATACCCCGTCAACAGCAGTCACATGTTCTGGCCCGGCTGCTTCCGCTGTCATGAAGGCGAACACACCACCGCCGACGGCAAACGTACCATCGTGAAGGATTGCAACGCCTGCCATTCGATCCTTGCCCAGGGCCACGGCGATGCGCTCCGTCAGCTCGCCCCGGAAGGCCTGCCATTCCAGCACCCCGGCGATGAAGTGGAAGGTGGCTGCTATGATTGTCACACGGGAGGTCTGTGA
- a CDS encoding PEP-CTERM sorting domain-containing protein produces MKALRYVTTTAVVAGVLSLTSLRVCADQTGSVDPSLTWLGYMNVYDLVGGNSQGNYLWGSSWGVSDLPATWSGSELVLRPNTSTWNPSDPYWVTPGGQPNKWLEANFYVDMGTAWGGQTVTFSGQTVDNTLVSPYSAVAFIKEFTSSYGWVGMSTAPLSSGSPFLVSRPIGAGNVVQFGFMLTGPNADPAAVEALGQVRIAVVPEPGAAALLGLGLGLLACCRTRRG; encoded by the coding sequence ATGAAAGCCCTGCGATACGTGACCACGACGGCTGTGGTGGCCGGCGTTTTGTCCCTCACCAGCCTGCGCGTTTGCGCAGACCAGACCGGTTCGGTGGATCCCTCGCTGACGTGGCTGGGATATATGAACGTGTACGACCTGGTTGGCGGGAACAGTCAGGGCAATTACCTGTGGGGTTCGTCCTGGGGGGTGAGCGACCTGCCGGCGACCTGGTCCGGGTCGGAGTTGGTTTTGAGGCCCAACACGAGCACGTGGAATCCGAGCGACCCGTACTGGGTGACTCCCGGCGGCCAACCCAACAAATGGCTGGAGGCGAATTTTTATGTGGACATGGGAACGGCCTGGGGTGGCCAGACCGTAACGTTCTCCGGTCAGACGGTGGACAACACGCTGGTGTCGCCCTACAGCGCGGTGGCGTTCATCAAGGAATTCACCTCAAGCTACGGCTGGGTGGGGATGAGCACCGCGCCGCTGAGTTCGGGCTCGCCCTTTTTGGTGTCGCGGCCGATTGGGGCGGGGAACGTGGTGCAGTTCGGCTTCATGTTGACCGGGCCGAACGCGGATCCCGCGGCGGTTGAGGCATTGGGGCAGGTGCGGATAGCGGTGGTGCCGGAGCCCGGCGCGGCTGCGCTGTTGGGGCTGGGTTTGGGCTTGCTGGCCTGTTGCCGGACCCGGCGCGGGTGA